From the genome of Fibrobacter sp. UWB5:
TTCGACAAAGACCGCAGTTCGGCCTATTTAGAGAAAATGAGAAGTCAAGGAACCACTTGGTGGTGGATTCCGCTTTTGAACGAATATGGGGGAGACGTTTACAAGCGCCTTGTCGAAGTGGGTAAAATTGCAAAAGAGAAAGGCGTTATCAAGGGATTCCTTTTCCACCAGGGCGAAGCGGATTACAACGTGCCCGATTGGCCTCATAGAGTAAAAAAGGTTTATTACGACCTCCTTTACGATTTGAATCTTGACCCTAAAAAGACGCCCATTTTGATTGGCGAACTTGCACCCACAGGCGATTTTGGATGGCGGAACATTACCGTAAAAATGGCGGCAGGAATGATTCCGAACGGACATTTGATTTCGGCTGAAGGTTGCTCCGTTCAAAAGGAAACCGACCCCGTAACGCATGAAACCTTCCTATTGCATTATACCCGCGAAGGGTACAAAATCCTAGGTGAACGTTACGCTGAAAAAATGCTTGAACTCCTTGAGGAACAAGCGGTATCCGATTCCCTTGAAAAAATGTACCATAAGGAATTCGTGAAACCGAAATTGTACTACGATGTCAGGAAGCATGCGGTTTTTATCCACCTTAAAAAACATGGGAAAAATTATAGCTATAAACTAATGGGGCGTAGAAAGAACGAATAAATGCATTTTTGTACAAATGCAAACTCCATTTTTCATTTGCATTTGTTATCTTGGTTTTGTTTGGTGTGGAAAAAAAAGAGGTTTACATGTTTGGAAAATCCCTGTTTTTGACGACGGCGCTTTGTGTCGCCGCCTTGGCTCAAGACCCTAATCTGCATATCTACCTGGCCTACGGACAATCGAATATGTCGGGGCAGGCAACAGTGACCGATGCGGATCGTCAAACAAATCCGCGGTTCCAGGTACTGCGTGCAGGAAACCATTCCGGGCAAACCGTGGGCGAGTTTTACCCGGCGGCACCCCCGATGGGGCATAGCGGTTCCAAGGTCGGCATTGTCGATTTCTTTGGTCGCAAAATGATCAAGGAATTGCCAGATAGCATTACGGTGGCGGTTGCGAATGTGGCGATTGGCGGACAGAGCATTGACTTGTTCGATAAGGACCGTAATGCAGCTTATGTGCAGAATGCCAAGAACAAAAACGATACTTGGTGGATTCAGTATCTGAATGAATACGGTGGCGATGTGCACAAGCGTATTGTCGAGATGGGAAAAATCGCAAAGCAGAAAGGAGTCATCAAAGGGTTTCTCTTCCATCAGGGAGAAGCGGATTACCAGATGAACGACTGGCCGAAACGCGTCAAGAAGGTTTATGACCAGTTCATTGAAGAACTGGAACTCGACCCGGAAAAGACTCCGATTCTGATTGGCGAACTCGCTCCTACGGGTGACCTCGGTTGGCGTAACGACGCTGTAAAGCAGGCGGCAGACCTTATCCCGAACGGGCACTTGATTTCTGCCCAGGGGTGCCCGGCACTTAAGGAAGCCAGCTATACGCTGCACTTTACGCGCGAAGGTTACCAGACGTTTGGCGAACGCTATGCCGAAAAAATGCTGGAACTTTTGAAGGCTCAAGAACCCGAGCCCGATACGACCTCAAAAGATACCGTGAAGACGGACTCCACGCTACAAGATTCTTCCAAGATTGATTCCGTCAAAACAGATTCGACGGCGCAAGACAGTACGATTGCAATCCGTAGTATGCCGCGCCTGCAGGCTGTAGAATCGAATCAGCCGAAGCTCTATTACGACAAAAAGGAACAGGCTCTGTTCGTTCGCTTCAAGAAGAACGGGCGAGAATTCCGCTACCGCGTCACTGGCAGCAAGAACTAGGACTGAACGATTAAAGATATAAGCAAAAAGCCCCGGATTGAATCCGGGGCTTTTTAAACGATTGTCGAACGGAATTAGCCGTTTACCTGCGGAAGCTGGGCGAGGCTCTTGGCGATGTCTTCATCCGTCGGGATGTAGTCGCTCATTTCGCCGTCGTTGAACTTCTGGTAGGCAACCATGTCGAAGTAACCCGTACCGGTGAGGCCGAACACGATGTTCTTGGCCTGGCCAGATTCCTTGCACTTGAGGGCTTCGTCAATCGTTGCGCGGATAGCGTGGCTGGATTCCGGAGCCGGGAGAATGCCTTCGGTCTGGGCGAAGAGCTTGGCGGCTTCGAACACCTTGGTCTGTTCCACAGACGTTGCACGCATCAGGCCCTGATCGTAGAGTTCAGAGAGGATGCTGCTCATGCCGTGGTAGCGGAGACCACCGGCGTGGTTGGCAGACGGGATGAAACTGGAGCCGAGGGTGTACATCTTGGCCAGCGGGCAAACCTTACCGGTATCGCAGAAGTCGTAAGCGTACTTACCGCGAGTGAAGCTCGGGCAGCTTGCCGGTTCCACAGCGAGAATATCGTAGTCGGCTTCGCCACGGAGCTTTTCACCGATGAACGGGCTCACGAGACCACCGAGGTTAGAACCACCGCCAGCGCAACCGATGATGAGGTCGGCCTTCACGCCGAGCTTGTCGAGAGCTGCCTTCGTTTCGAGACCGATCACGGACTGGTGGAGGAGCACCTGGTTCAGCACGGAACCAAGAACGTAGCGGTAACCCGGCTGCTTCACGGCGGCTTCCACGGCTTCAGAAATGGCGCAGCCGAGGCTGCCCGTGGTGCCCGGGAATTCGGCGTTGATCTTCTTACCGATTTCGGTGGTCATGGAAGGCGACGGGGTGACGCTTGCACCGTAGGTGCGCATGACTTCGCGGCGGAACGGCTTCTGTTCGTAAGAAACCTTCACCATGTAAACCTGGCAGTCCAGTCCGAAGAAGGCACTGGACATCGAAAGGGCGGTGCCCCACTGGCCTGCACCCGTTTCAGTCGTCACGCCCTTGAGGCCCTGCTTCTTGGCGTAGTAGGCCTGAGCGATGGCGGAATTGAGCTTGTGAGAACCCGAGGTGTTGTTGCCTTCGAACTTGTAGTAGATGTGGGCCGGAGTGCCGAGAGCCTGTTCGAGGAAGTAAGCGCGAACGAGCGGAGACGGACGGTACATCTTGTAGAACGTGCGGATGTCTTCCGGAATTTCGATGTACGGAGTATCGTTATCGAGTTCCTGCTTGATGAGTTCGTCGCAGAAAACCGGCTGAAGGTCTTCGAAGGTCACCGGCTTGCCGGTACCCGGGTTCAGGAGAGGAGCGGGCTTCTTCTTCATGTCGGCACGGACGTTGTACCATGCCTTCGGGAGTTCATCTTCTTTAAGGTAAGTCTTGACCTGACCTTCGATTTTGAGCGAGTTTCTCATATATGTTCCTTTTTTGCGGTCCGCCAGGGGCGCAACCAAAATTTTGCCCTAACAATATAAAAAAAAACGAATGTAGCCCAATGAGGTTGTTCTCGCCAAGTAGTTTAATTTGGAATAGTTGACAGATAAAATTTTTTTAGTAAATTCAAAGTATGGCTATCAATCATAACCTATTTACTGGGCAGACGGAACTAGCAGGGGAGGTCCGCGTGTCGCATGCTGGCGAGGGCGCAAAAACGCTCCCGGTCCACAGCGGTAAGAAATTCATTAGACTCCGCCCGCATTCCCGTAAACCTAAAGCACAAAATAAACAGACCAAAGAAGTTTGAGAACTCCAAAAGGTTAGTCAGTCTTTGGTCTTCCTTCGCTTTGATAACAGTTTAATACCTGTTACCAAAGCTCGGCATAATAAACAGACCAAAGAAGTATGAGAACTCCAAAAGAGTTTGCCAGTCTTTGGTTAACATCGTTTAAAAAGCACCTCGGTTCTCCGGGGTGTTTTTCTTTACAAATTATGAAAAGACGCGAGAATGCCTATTCTAGCAACAGTTCCTGCGGGATTGCGCCTTCGATAACGAGGAGCCTTCGCTTGAGATCGAGCCCCAGGGCGTAGCCGACAAGGCTTCCGCCCTTGCCCACCACGCGATGGCAGGGAAGGATAATCTGTAATGGGTTCGCGCGGAGGGCGGCGCCCACGGCACGTGTGGCGCGGGGCTCTCCAACCGCTTCGGCCACCTGCTGGTAGGTGCGAGTTTCTCCGTAAGGAATCTGGGTGATGGCATCCCAGACTTTCATCTGGAAATCGGTGCCGTACACCTTGAGCGGGAGCGAAAATTCCTGAAGCTTTCCGGCCAGGTACAGATTCAATTGCTGTACGGCCTTGCGGTAGGCGCGGGCCACCGTCGACGATAAAGTCTGAACCACATCCGGCTCGGCATAGGCGCAGGCTTGAACCGAACTTGGAACGCCTTCGCCCGTATAGCGCAGGCTGCACAACTTGGATTTTTCGAACACGAATGTCCACTGCCCCCACAAATTGCGGTGCGCAATCGTCGTGAATCTTGAATCCGAGAAGTTCATGGTATGAATATAAAAAGGTGTTCAGTTTCAGGCAACAAGTTTTTGTAGGAAGTAGGCAGTAGACAGTAGGCAGTGGTTAGTAAGAACTTAGAACTCAGACTAATTACGAAAAAAAGCCTATTTCTTTATACTCTAAGCTCTAAGTTCTAAGTTCTGTTTTCTAACTTTCCTAGCATGGAATCTTACTTTTTTATCGGTGTTGCGGGCGTAGGCATGAGTGCCATTGCCCAGTATCTTGTTGGCAAGGGTGTAGCAATTAGCGGTTCAGACCGCCAGTTTGGAGCGGCAGAAAAGCCCCTCGTAATGAATCAGCTTGAAGAATGCGGCGTCAAGTGCTTTCCGCAGGACGGCTCCGGTGTTGTAGAAGGCCTGAATGCAGTGGTAGTAAGTACCGCTATCGAAGACACGAATCCGGACCTCAAGCGTGCCAAGGAACTCGGAATCCCGGTGATGCACCGCAGCGAAATGCTGGCTAAGATTTCTAAAGAAGCGAAGACTATCGCCGTTTCGGGCACCAGCGGAAAGTCCACCGTGACCGCTATGATTTATCACATTCTGCAATACGCGGGCCTCCAGCCCTCCGTAATGACGGGTGCTGGCCTCGTGAATTTGCAGAAGGAAGGCAAAATCGGTAATGCCGTTTCGGGCAAGGGCGAATGGCTCGTGGTCGAAGCAGACGAAAGCGACGGAACGCTCGTGCGCTACGAACCCGAAATAGGCCTCATTCTGAATGTGGACAAGGACCACAAGGAAATGAGCGAACTCCAGGAAATTTTCCTCAAGTTCAGCCACAACATTTTGGACAACGGCAAGATTCTGATCGTGAACGACGCGCACCCGCTGGCCAAGAAGTTCAGTGCCGGCCGTGAATTCGACTTTGGCTTTGAAAATTACGTGGGCGTACAGGGCACGGACTTCAAGTCTGTCGGAACCTCGATTCAGTTCCGTGTGCGCCACCAGGCAGAACTCGTGAAGTTCGTTGTGCCGCTCCCGGGCAAGCACAATATGGAAAACGCCTTGGCCGCAACGGCTGCCGCACTCCGCGCAGGCGTAACGCTGCATACCTGCGCCGACGCCCTTGCGACATTCCCGGGCGTGTTCCGCCGCCATCAGATTCTCGGAACCTTCAACGGCGTGACTCTCGTGGACGACTTTGCCCACAATCCGGCGAAAATTGCTGCCAGCATCAAGAGTGCCCAGGACTTTACCGAAGGCCGCGTCATCGCCTGGTTCCAGCCTCACGGCTTTGGCCCCACGCGATTCCTGCGTAACGACCTTGTCGAATTCATCTCGAAGACGCTTCGCCCGAAGGACTTTGACGACGACCGCGACAACGACGTCATCTTCTTCAGCCAGATTTACTACGCCGGCGGCACCGTCACCCGCGACATCAGCGCCGGTGACCTTGCCGATGACCTCCTGCTCAAAGGCTGCGAAGCCATCTACATCGAAGACCGCGACAAATGCGCCGAGAAGATGGTTGAAGTCGCCCAGCCCGGTGATACCATCCTTCTGATGGGTGCCCGCGATCCGAGCCTCCAAGCCTTCGCTCAGCACGTGCAACAATTGCTCGAAGACGAAACGATGTAAAAGAAAAAGCCCTCATTTCGAGGGCTTTTCTTATAGTCTGTATTTTAGGCTTCGCCTTAAAGACTTTCGTGCTTGCTCATGCAATGCAGGCTGCCGCCTTCTTCAATCACAGTGCGGCAATCCAGCCCGATAACCTTGCGGTCCGGGTACACGCTTTCAAAGTAAGCCTTCGCCTTCGCGTCGTTCGGCGACTTGTATTTCGGGAAAATCAGCGCGCCATTCACATAAATAAAATTCATGTAGCTGGCAGGCAGAATCTGACCATCGTCAAGCTTGCGCTGCGGCGGAAGCGGTAACGTGTCGACCTTGGCCTTCTTGCCGTAATGGCTCTTGAGCCAGGTTTCGATCAAGTACTTCGCTTCGGTCAGAATAATATTGTTCGGAGAGCGCTTATCGGTCGCTTCGCACATCACGATGCGGTCCTTGGCCACAAAGCGGGCCACGTTGTCGATATGGCCGTCCGTATGGTCACCGTGCAAGCCGTGGGGGAGCACCAGCATGTCGCGCAAGCCAAACGCCTTGCAAAGGGCCTTGACTACATTCTTGATGTTCTTCACATCATTGCGGTTCTTGCCCGTCAGGCAATCCAGCGTGGTAATGCCAAGACCGTCACCGTTGACTTCGATGGCTCCGCCTTCAAAAATGTAGGGAACACTCGTGCCCTTCTTGTATTCGAAAATATCGGCAATGCGTGCAGGAATCTGGTTGTCGTTTTTCCAAGGCGGAAATTTTGCACCCCAGGCGTTAAAGACCGTTTCCGAAACAATCGTTTCTTTCCCCTTTTTCAAGAAGAACGGACCGTAATCGCGAATCCAGATATCGTCTGTCTTAATGGTAAAGAAACTAGCTGGGAAGGGGCGGTCGGCAACGGCAATCTTTTCCGGCGTCGTCAGAAAATCCTTTTTAGGAACCAGTACGTTTACGGGCTGGAATTCGCTAATCGTGCGAATTAAATCGATATAGAACTTGCGGATCATTTCTCCGCGTTCGCCGTACCAGTTCTTTTTATTGTGCGGAAAAGCGAGCCATGTGGCAGCTTGATCTTCCCATTCAGCGGGGTAGCGAATAATTGCTTTTGCCATAAAAATATCTCTTGTCTATTTGTCGCACCAAATCTTGAGAATGTCCCCGTAAAGGTCTACGCGGCGGTCTCTAAAGTGCGGCCACCAGCGGCGATTTTCCTCGGTTTCGGCGAGGTCAATCTCGACAATGCTTGCGCCCAAGAAATCGGTATCGCACTTGTGGATCAAGTAGCCATCGGGTGCGGCCACAAAAGAAGTTCCCCAGAAGGTGAGTTCGCCTTCGGTACCGATGCGGTTTGCCGAAAGCACGAAGGTGCGGTTCGCAATCGCATGTCCACGCATCACCGTGACCCAGCTGTCCTGCTGGCGCGGATAGATTTCGGCCGGTTCGGACTTCATCCAACCGATGGCAGTGGGGTAGATGAGAATGTCGGCACCCTTCAGGCTCATAATGCGAGCGGCTTCGGGGAACCATTGGTCCCAGCAAATCAGCACGCCGAGCGTACCGGCGCTCGTCTTGATCGGTTCAAAACCCGTGTCGCCCGGAATAAAGTAGTATTTCTCGTAAAAGGCCGGATCGTCGGGAATGTGGCTCTTGCGGTAAAGACCGGCAATACTTCCGTCGCGTTCAAAAACGAAGGCGCTGTTGTGATAAATGCCGCGTGCGCGTTTTTCGAAGAACGGGAAAACGATAACGGCGTTAATCTCTTTGGCAATGCCTTGCCACTGCTTGACAATGGGGCTATCCTTTTCGATGGCCATGTCAAAAAAGTCGGCATTTTCCTCGAACGGGAAATACGGCGTATGGAACATTTCGGGGAGAACGACCAAGTCGATTCCCTTGCCCTTGAGCGCAAGCGCCTGTTCCACGTACCATTGGTTATTGGTTTCGGTGTTGCCCGTCCACTTGCCCTGCAGTGTTGCTGTCTTGATTTTGTTCATGGTCCAAATTTAGATTATTATTGTTCAACTTTAAGAACCAATAGTCTTCACTATTGATAGAACTCGCGTTAAGAATCGGGTCGTTTTCCGGATCGATCATAACTACCTCAATGTGTCGCGTACAAAGCCGTCTTCGGGCGGTTCGCTAAAGACTTCGAAGGTTCCCGAGCCAATCACGGCGCCGTTCTTGTAGGCGATTTCTACACGGTATTTGCCGGCAGGAACATTCTTTTTACGGGTAAAGGTCCTAAAGCCCGATTCGCGGCCGCCGTTAATCATCATGCGGCCCGAAGAAATACGGTCGGTCAACGAATATTTGCCGGTTTTCGGGTCCTGGTAATACCACAGGTATTCCAGTTCGGCCTTGAGTTTTGCCGGCGCATAGACCGAGGTCAAGAAGTACACTTCGCTGCTGTCGACGCGGTGTACACTCGGAATCTTGAGGCCAACCATCTGCAGCAGGCTCGGATCGTCCACATCGCAACTGTAACTTGCCTTGTCAAAGTTCTGGCAAGCGAGCTTTTGCTTGAGCACCAGCGGTACAGGCGGCACCCAGTTCATAATGTAGGCTACAATCAAGAAAATGCTGATGAGAGCCGGGGCGACCAAAATCGATTTTTTGCGGTGCGAAATCTTCCAAATAAATAGGCATAGCCCAAACGAAAGTACGGTGCTGATCAGGAACCAGATGAATCCGATTCGGTGAACAAGGTGCGGAATCGCAAAGTTCATGAACATCGTGCCCAGCAAACAGAAGAACGCCAAGCTTACGCCGAAGCTTTCGTACTTCTTTTGCAGGAATTCGTTACCGACAAGCAAAATGGCAAGCAAAATCACGAGCAAGAACGAGGCGAGAGAACCGCTGCTCTTAAAGTAGCAGACCACTAGGGCGCTGAACAAGCCTCCAAAGAAGAATTGCACGGCCCATGTAAAGCGCTGTTTCCAGGTTTCGCTCCATTCGCGGTCCAAGAAACGGTGGCGCACAACGATTGCGTTTTCAGGAATTGCCGTTGATTCATAGCCCACATTCTTGGCAAACTTGGTGGCAGCACCCTTTGCCTTGACTGCGGCGTCTTTCGCTTCGATGGCGGCACGGCTTGCCGCTTCCTTGGCTTTTGCAGATGCAAGGGCGGCGGCCTTGGCTGTCGCTTCTTTTGCTTCAAGGGCGGCGCGGTTAGCGGCTTCCTTGGCGCGGGCGGGCGTTTTTTCTGCGATGAATGCGGCGGCCCTTCTAAAACGAGATTCTTCCGTCTTTATTTCGGGATCGGCTATAGATTCCTCGACGGCGTTCAGAACAGGCTTTTCGGCCGTTGGTTCAACTTGCTTTGCCGATTTTTGGACGGGAGCCGTTTGCGGAACGGCTGTTTTTGCTACAGCGGGCTTCGCTTGCGCCTTGGCAAGCGCCTGCAAGCGTTCCTTAGTCCAGCCTTCGGGGTGTTCCAACTGGGCCGAAAGCAAAATCACCAAAATAAGCGCACCCGTGTAGTAGGCGAGCAAAATCAAAATATCGGTGCCGTAAACCATCTGGCCGAGCGTAATGGAATCCCACGCAAAGCCGCCCAAAAAAGCTATAGCCGGAAAGAATTTCTCTAATTTTTGAACAGCGGGCTTTTCCCGCAATTTTTCAACGAATTGCATGGTCATAAAATAAAAAAATTTACTGCCAACGGGCTAATCTTAACCGAGACACTGGCAGCCATGTCAAAAAGTTTGTATTTTTTAGTAAAAATGGAATTATGAAGGAGGAAATCATGAAAAAACTGATTTCATTGGCAATAGCCTTGTTCTTTGCAACAGCAGCTCTTGCAGAAGAGTTAGAAGTTTCTACAATAATCACACAAGAAGTCGTTTCGGGCCAACTCGAACAGACTGTGACTGTGGGCGATGAAATTACACCGACAAAAATTTCATACACAAATGTCAAAAGTGTGCGAGAAACACCAGTTTTCTCGGATTTGGGCTTGTCTGCAACTTGCGATAACGATTCAAAAAACAAAACAACTCTTTGTACGGTTGCTGGAAAAATTAAACGGAATCTTAAACCCGAAACAATCAAGTCCTACATTTTAGTAGAAGATGAATATGGCAAAGTTGCCATTACGTATTTTACATTCAATTTAAAAGCAAGGCCGACAACTCTCAAAGTCATCAAGGGCGAAACCACTCAGTCTGTCAAGGCGGGCGAATCCATTTCGGAAATTGAAATTGAATATTCCGGCATTAAATCGTTCATTTTTGGCAGTTCGCCCTCTGGAGTTAAGTATGACAGGGATAATGAAAACCAGATTATTAAAATTAGCGGTAAGGTAGACGCAAACACTGCCTCTGGCGAGTATAAGTATATTGTTCGTGGCATAAAGCAAGACAACGAAAAAGATACGCTTAAAGTCGAAATTACGTTCAATGTCACAGGCGCACCAGTTTCCGTAAGTGTCGCAGAAAACGCGACTCAGAAAGTGACCGCCGGCGAAGCGATCAAACCGATCTTGTTCTCGTTTACGGGTGCAAATAATTACCAGCTCACAAAGATTCCGGCGGGAAAATTTTCTGCTTCGGCAGACGGCGAAAAGATGATCATCACGGTCTCGGGCAATATTGACGAAAATGCGAAAGACGGGACCTACACCATCGAGCTGGAAGTCACGGATGGCAAAGAAACTGCCAAAGCCCAGGCAACCGTTGAAGTGACTCACAAGGTCTTTGAGACAAAGATTGAAGTCAGTGAAAATGCGACCCAGACGGTAACCGCAGGCGATTCAATCGAACCGATCGTTTTCAAAGTTGAACATATGACGGAACTTGTTGAATTGACTGGATTCCCGGGGGGCTATGAAGTCTATCCCGAAAACAATACGGTGTACGTTGTCGGTAAAATCAAAGAAGACGCCAAGGGTTCCTATACGGTTAAGGTTGCAATCAAGGGTGCCGACAACAGTGCGACAGCAGAAGCAACAATCAATGTGCTTCCGGTGACAATGAAGTTCGATCTTGTCGAAGGTAGCGCCAATCAAACGGTTGTTGCCGGCCAGGACATTGTTCCGATGGTTTACAAATATGAGCATTTGAAATCCGTGAAGGGTTCTGGATTCCCCGCTGATTTGCAAGTGGAACAAATTGCGGAAAAGAGTCAGGTCAAGATTTATGGTACTGTGAATGCTGAATCGGCCGCCAAGGAATACGTTTATACGTTGGAACTGACGGATATCTATTCTGAAAAGACGACCATAACTGGCAAAATCAATGTTGTTAAGGCTTCGAGCAGTTCTTCTGAGGCAACTTCTTCTAGTTCCGAAAAGATCGATTCTTCTAGCAGCAAGGAAACCTCCTCCAGCAGCGAAACGACTAAGCCCACAAGCTCCAGCTCCGATAAGGCAGTTTCTTCTAGCAGCAAGGAAACCTCCTCCAGCAGCGAAACAACGAAGCCTACAAGCTCCAGCTCTGAAAAGTCCACCTCCAAGAGCTCTAGCTCCGAAAAGGCCAAGAGTTCTAGCTCGACAGACGAAAGCAGCTCCTCCAGCAAGAAGGGGAAATCTTCCAGCAGCGAAAAGTCTTCAATTGTCGCTACTGTCAAGCCGACTTTCGAATTCGGTTATGCCAACAACGAACTGGTCGTCGTGCTGCCGAAGCCCGCTATGCTCCGCGTACAGGTGTTCGACATGATGGGCCACTTGGTAGAATCTTTCGCCGAGACGGTGGCTTCTTCCAAGAGCATCAACCTCGCTCACCTGGCCAAGGGTAACTATGTGGTGCGCATGGAAAGTGCCCGCTATGCCCGAAATGCGAAGATTTTTGTAAAATAGTCTCTTAAATTCATCTAAAAAATGAGGCCCTTCGGGGTCTTATTTTTTTTGTGCAGAAAAAAAAGAATAAGATAATTCTAAATTCAGCGGTGAGTATGAGAAAATTGTTACTAACTAAAGTCATCTTTGTCCTTTTGCTGTTGAGCAGCACAACTTCGTTGGCTGAGGAATACAAATACAAGTTTGACGTTTTACAATCTTGTGGTGGTGATATTTATTCAGAAAACGGGTATGTGCGTTCTGAATTTACCTGTTATTCTGAATCTGCCACAGATCCTGTTCATTCAGACAAATCCTGTACGGCAATGGAGTCGAATAAATCCGAGACGTCTTTGAAATCCTATACAATGGGGCATCATAAGTTTACCGGCTGGACAGTCGTGTCCGGGGATTGTTCTTTTACAGATGCGAGTAAGGAGTTGACAACTTTGAAACTCAAGGGGGAGGGATGTGTAGTCAAGGTAAATAGGGTGTTTACGAACATTACACTACAAGCTGGTACAGGAGGTTCTGTTATTGGAGAAGAAGACTTAGAAAAGGATTGCGAGTTTGGAGGCTATCGCGAAAGCGACAACGGAGTAAGAGGTCACGGAAGAGCAGGATATTACTCCTATGGTGATAGTTATCTTTATTATGGATATTATGTTAAAATCACTGCAACTCCCGACAAATCTTACAGATTCGTAAATTGGACCGTTACATCGGGTGGTGAAAAATGTTCAATTGAAGATAAAAATTCAAAAAGTACATCCATATCCGTACCGTATGAAAACCATTGCACTGTCAAGGCCAATTTCGTAAAGATAGGTGTATTGACCATTGGCAGTACTACTGGTGGCTCTATTTCACCCTCTTCCTCAAAAACTGTTGATGTCGGTTCTAAAGTTAACATTTCTGCAACACCCGATAATTCTTATAGATTCGAAAATTGGACCTTCTCATCGGGTAGTGGAAACTGTTCAATAGCAGATAAAAATTCAAAAAAAACAACCATAACAGTTAATGGCGATTGCAAAATCAAGGCCAATTTCGTAAAGACC
Proteins encoded in this window:
- a CDS encoding TrpB-like pyridoxal phosphate-dependent enzyme, translated to MRNSLKIEGQVKTYLKEDELPKAWYNVRADMKKKPAPLLNPGTGKPVTFEDLQPVFCDELIKQELDNDTPYIEIPEDIRTFYKMYRPSPLVRAYFLEQALGTPAHIYYKFEGNNTSGSHKLNSAIAQAYYAKKQGLKGVTTETGAGQWGTALSMSSAFFGLDCQVYMVKVSYEQKPFRREVMRTYGASVTPSPSMTTEIGKKINAEFPGTTGSLGCAISEAVEAAVKQPGYRYVLGSVLNQVLLHQSVIGLETKAALDKLGVKADLIIGCAGGGSNLGGLVSPFIGEKLRGEADYDILAVEPASCPSFTRGKYAYDFCDTGKVCPLAKMYTLGSSFIPSANHAGGLRYHGMSSILSELYDQGLMRATSVEQTKVFEAAKLFAQTEGILPAPESSHAIRATIDEALKCKESGQAKNIVFGLTGTGYFDMVAYQKFNDGEMSDYIPTDEDIAKSLAQLPQVNG
- a CDS encoding sialate O-acetylesterase gives rise to the protein MFGKSLFLTTALCVAALAQDPNLHIYLAYGQSNMSGQATVTDADRQTNPRFQVLRAGNHSGQTVGEFYPAAPPMGHSGSKVGIVDFFGRKMIKELPDSITVAVANVAIGGQSIDLFDKDRNAAYVQNAKNKNDTWWIQYLNEYGGDVHKRIVEMGKIAKQKGVIKGFLFHQGEADYQMNDWPKRVKKVYDQFIEELELDPEKTPILIGELAPTGDLGWRNDAVKQAADLIPNGHLISAQGCPALKEASYTLHFTREGYQTFGERYAEKMLELLKAQEPEPDTTSKDTVKTDSTLQDSSKIDSVKTDSTAQDSTIAIRSMPRLQAVESNQPKLYYDKKEQALFVRFKKNGREFRYRVTGSKN
- a CDS encoding carbon-nitrogen hydrolase translates to MNKIKTATLQGKWTGNTETNNQWYVEQALALKGKGIDLVVLPEMFHTPYFPFEENADFFDMAIEKDSPIVKQWQGIAKEINAVIVFPFFEKRARGIYHNSAFVFERDGSIAGLYRKSHIPDDPAFYEKYYFIPGDTGFEPIKTSAGTLGVLICWDQWFPEAARIMSLKGADILIYPTAIGWMKSEPAEIYPRQQDSWVTVMRGHAIANRTFVLSANRIGTEGELTFWGTSFVAAPDGYLIHKCDTDFLGASIVEIDLAETEENRRWWPHFRDRRVDLYGDILKIWCDK
- the murC gene encoding UDP-N-acetylmuramate--L-alanine ligase — protein: MESYFFIGVAGVGMSAIAQYLVGKGVAISGSDRQFGAAEKPLVMNQLEECGVKCFPQDGSGVVEGLNAVVVSTAIEDTNPDLKRAKELGIPVMHRSEMLAKISKEAKTIAVSGTSGKSTVTAMIYHILQYAGLQPSVMTGAGLVNLQKEGKIGNAVSGKGEWLVVEADESDGTLVRYEPEIGLILNVDKDHKEMSELQEIFLKFSHNILDNGKILIVNDAHPLAKKFSAGREFDFGFENYVGVQGTDFKSVGTSIQFRVRHQAELVKFVVPLPGKHNMENALAATAAALRAGVTLHTCADALATFPGVFRRHQILGTFNGVTLVDDFAHNPAKIAASIKSAQDFTEGRVIAWFQPHGFGPTRFLRNDLVEFISKTLRPKDFDDDRDNDVIFFSQIYYAGGTVTRDISAGDLADDLLLKGCEAIYIEDRDKCAEKMVEVAQPGDTILLMGARDPSLQAFAQHVQQLLEDETM
- a CDS encoding methylated-DNA--[protein]-cysteine S-methyltransferase, producing the protein MNFSDSRFTTIAHRNLWGQWTFVFEKSKLCSLRYTGEGVPSSVQACAYAEPDVVQTLSSTVARAYRKAVQQLNLYLAGKLQEFSLPLKVYGTDFQMKVWDAITQIPYGETRTYQQVAEAVGEPRATRAVGAALRANPLQIILPCHRVVGKGGSLVGYALGLDLKRRLLVIEGAIPQELLLE
- a CDS encoding agmatine deiminase family protein — protein: MAKAIIRYPAEWEDQAATWLAFPHNKKNWYGERGEMIRKFYIDLIRTISEFQPVNVLVPKKDFLTTPEKIAVADRPFPASFFTIKTDDIWIRDYGPFFLKKGKETIVSETVFNAWGAKFPPWKNDNQIPARIADIFEYKKGTSVPYIFEGGAIEVNGDGLGITTLDCLTGKNRNDVKNIKNVVKALCKAFGLRDMLVLPHGLHGDHTDGHIDNVARFVAKDRIVMCEATDKRSPNNIILTEAKYLIETWLKSHYGKKAKVDTLPLPPQRKLDDGQILPASYMNFIYVNGALIFPKYKSPNDAKAKAYFESVYPDRKVIGLDCRTVIEEGGSLHCMSKHESL
- a CDS encoding sialate O-acetylesterase, which translates into the protein MLKIVLIALALFSAASFAQDPNLHIYLAYGQSNMQGVAPYIDADFETNPRFLVLRAADFSDQKVGEFYLAKPPMGNSQSMVGISDFFGRKMVEELPDSITVAVANVAIGGQSIDLFDKDRSSAYLEKMRSQGTTWWWIPLLNEYGGDVYKRLVEVGKIAKEKGVIKGFLFHQGEADYNVPDWPHRVKKVYYDLLYDLNLDPKKTPILIGELAPTGDFGWRNITVKMAAGMIPNGHLISAEGCSVQKETDPVTHETFLLHYTREGYKILGERYAEKMLELLEEQAVSDSLEKMYHKEFVKPKLYYDVRKHAVFIHLKKHGKNYSYKLMGRRKNE